From Paenibacillus thermoaerophilus, a single genomic window includes:
- a CDS encoding Gfo/Idh/MocA family protein, protein MTMKDGMNYAPQGKPKPVVRAGEFVFAAMALNHGHIYGMCNGLTEAGGTLKWVYDPDPAKVEAFLRKYPGVRAASSEQEILQDPEVKLVAAAAIPCDRGPLGVRVMRHGKDYFTDKTPFTSLDQLAEARRAVAETGRKYAVYYSERLHVESAVFAGQLVKDGAIGRVVQVMGLGPHRLNAPSRPDWFFRKAQYGGILCDIGSHQIEQFLYYAGCRDAEVLQSRVANYRNKQYPELEDFGDAMLRGDNGASHYFRVDWLTPDGLSTWGDGRTVILGTDGYIELRKYVDIARQPEGDQLYLVNGEGEHRLELRGKVGYPYFGELILDCLNRTETAMTQEHAFKAAELCLKAQELAVRVE, encoded by the coding sequence ATCACGATGAAAGACGGAATGAATTACGCGCCCCAGGGCAAACCGAAGCCGGTCGTCCGGGCGGGAGAATTCGTATTCGCCGCGATGGCCCTGAATCACGGGCATATCTACGGCATGTGCAACGGCTTGACCGAAGCCGGTGGGACGCTCAAGTGGGTGTACGACCCGGACCCGGCCAAGGTGGAAGCGTTCCTGCGCAAGTACCCCGGCGTACGCGCCGCGTCGTCGGAGCAGGAAATTTTGCAGGACCCCGAGGTGAAGCTGGTGGCCGCCGCCGCCATCCCTTGCGACCGCGGACCGCTCGGTGTCCGCGTCATGCGCCACGGCAAAGACTATTTTACCGACAAAACGCCGTTCACCTCGCTCGATCAGTTGGCCGAAGCCCGCAGAGCCGTCGCCGAGACGGGCAGGAAATACGCGGTGTACTACAGCGAGCGCTTGCACGTCGAAAGCGCGGTGTTCGCCGGCCAGCTCGTGAAGGACGGGGCGATCGGACGGGTCGTCCAAGTTATGGGGCTCGGTCCGCACCGGCTGAACGCGCCGTCCCGGCCGGACTGGTTTTTCCGGAAAGCCCAGTACGGCGGCATCCTGTGCGATATCGGCAGCCACCAGATCGAGCAGTTCCTGTACTACGCGGGCTGCCGCGACGCCGAAGTGCTGCAGAGCCGGGTCGCGAACTACCGCAACAAGCAATATCCCGAGCTGGAAGACTTCGGAGACGCGATGCTGCGCGGGGATAACGGCGCGAGCCATTACTTCCGCGTCGACTGGCTGACGCCCGACGGGCTGTCGACCTGGGGCGACGGGCGCACGGTTATTCTCGGCACGGACGGATACATCGAGCTGCGCAAATACGTCGACATCGCGCGCCAGCCGGAAGGCGACCAGTTGTACCTCGTGAACGGCGAAGGCGAGCATCGGCTGGAGCTTCGCGGCAAAGTCGGATATCCGTACTTCGGCGAGCTGATTCTCGATTGCCTGAACCGCACGGAAACCGCGATGACGCAGGAGCATGCGTTCAAAGCCGCCGAGCTGTGCCTGAAGGCCCAGGAGCTCGCGGTGCGCGTGGAATAA
- a CDS encoding metal ABC transporter permease has protein sequence MMDILRDPNALWILLGCMLLGLSSGVVGSFAYLRKESLMGDALAHAALPGVCLAYLISGTKSMGLFVIGAAAAGLAATWMIGAVTRHTRLKSDTALALVLSLFFGAGIVLLTEIQHSASGNQSGLDKFLFGQAASMVQSDVWSMAIVSVLVLGVCALLFKEFKLTSFDPGFARGVGFPVRLIESLLMLLIVVTVVAGIQAVGVVLMSALLISPAVSARYWTDRLGMMVGLSGLFGAISGLSGTYISTLDNNLPTGALSVLAATLLFGVSVLFAPRRGLVAKGLRRLLLKREVRSQVRMASHGSAAKEGQGA, from the coding sequence ATGATGGATATTCTGCGCGATCCCAACGCGCTGTGGATTCTGCTGGGATGTATGCTGCTGGGCCTGTCCAGCGGCGTCGTCGGCAGCTTCGCGTATTTGCGCAAGGAAAGCCTTATGGGCGACGCTCTCGCGCATGCGGCGCTGCCCGGCGTATGCCTCGCGTATCTGATCTCCGGCACCAAGTCGATGGGGCTGTTCGTCATCGGGGCAGCGGCGGCGGGGCTGGCCGCGACCTGGATGATCGGAGCGGTGACGCGGCATACGAGGCTGAAGTCGGACACGGCGCTGGCGCTCGTGCTCTCCCTGTTCTTCGGGGCGGGGATCGTGCTGCTGACGGAAATCCAACACAGCGCCAGCGGCAATCAGAGCGGCTTGGATAAATTTTTGTTCGGGCAAGCGGCGTCCATGGTTCAGTCCGACGTCTGGTCGATGGCGATCGTCTCCGTGCTGGTGCTCGGCGTATGCGCCCTGCTGTTCAAGGAGTTCAAGCTGACGAGCTTCGACCCCGGATTCGCGCGCGGGGTCGGCTTCCCGGTCCGGCTGATCGAATCGCTGCTTATGCTGCTGATTGTCGTCACCGTGGTCGCGGGCATTCAAGCGGTCGGCGTCGTGCTGATGTCGGCGCTGCTCATCTCTCCGGCCGTCTCCGCCCGGTACTGGACGGACCGGCTCGGAATGATGGTCGGGCTGTCCGGATTGTTCGGCGCGATCAGCGGCTTGAGCGGGACGTATATCAGCACGTTGGACAACAACTTGCCGACCGGCGCGCTTAGCGTGCTGGCGGCCACCTTGCTGTTCGGCGTCTCCGTGCTGTTCGCCCCGCGGCGCGGACTGGTCGCCAAGGGCTTGCGGAGACTTCTGCTGAAGCGCGAGGTGCGGTCGCAGGTTCGCATGGCGTCGCACGGTTCCGCGGCGAAGGAGGGGCAAGGCGCATGA
- a CDS encoding DUF456 domain-containing protein yields MSVLGWALIVLLFAVGMLGAVYPVLPGALAIYAAFFVYGLFFTWEPFGIWFWLIQTTIVVVLFAADYAVSALGVKKFGGSKASVWGSTIGLIVGPFVIPAFGLIIGPFAGAAIGELIAGKDWKQAVQSGLGALVGFFTGTVVKVLLQGLMIVLFIVWIW; encoded by the coding sequence ATGTCTGTGTTGGGTTGGGCCTTGATCGTGCTGCTGTTCGCGGTCGGCATGCTGGGGGCGGTGTATCCCGTTTTGCCGGGCGCGCTGGCGATCTACGCCGCTTTCTTCGTGTACGGGCTGTTTTTTACGTGGGAGCCGTTCGGCATCTGGTTTTGGCTGATACAGACGACGATCGTGGTCGTGCTGTTCGCGGCCGATTACGCCGTCAGCGCGCTTGGCGTCAAGAAGTTCGGCGGCTCCAAGGCTTCCGTATGGGGAAGCACGATCGGCCTGATCGTCGGACCGTTCGTGATCCCCGCGTTCGGCCTCATTATCGGCCCGTTCGCGGGAGCCGCGATCGGCGAGCTGATCGCCGGGAAGGACTGGAAGCAGGCCGTGCAGTCCGGCCTCGGCGCGCTTGTCGGCTTTTTCACCGGCACGGTCGTGAAGGTGCTGCTGCAAGGGCTGATGATCGTGCTGTTTATCGTCTGGATCTGGTAG
- a CDS encoding HAD family hydrolase, with translation MPKYRLLALDMDGTLLDDEQRISPENREWIGRAREAGVTVIFATGRGYQSLLPYAEELNLDSPIVAVNGSEIWRRPGELHERHPLGRDDVRQLYALALRHDVWYWAYSTEGVFNRETWTNDVDSYEWLKFGYYTENGEKLSAILDQLNRWGGYEITNSHPCNLEVNPRGVSKASGLRAVCGLLGIELSETIVAGDSLNDIAMIREAGFGVAMGNAQDAVKAAADAVTGTNAEHGVAQLIRTYILND, from the coding sequence ATGCCGAAATATCGACTGCTGGCCCTGGACATGGACGGTACGCTGCTGGACGACGAGCAGCGCATATCTCCGGAGAACCGCGAATGGATCGGCCGGGCACGCGAAGCTGGCGTAACGGTGATCTTCGCGACGGGGCGGGGGTATCAGAGCCTGCTGCCCTATGCGGAGGAATTGAATCTGGACAGCCCGATCGTCGCGGTGAACGGCAGCGAGATTTGGCGGCGTCCGGGCGAGCTTCACGAGCGTCACCCGCTGGGGCGAGACGACGTGCGGCAACTGTACGCTCTCGCGCTGCGGCACGATGTCTGGTATTGGGCTTATTCCACCGAAGGCGTCTTCAACCGGGAGACCTGGACGAACGACGTGGATTCGTACGAGTGGCTGAAGTTCGGATATTACACGGAGAACGGCGAGAAGCTGTCCGCGATTTTGGACCAATTGAACCGGTGGGGAGGCTATGAGATCACGAATTCGCATCCGTGCAATCTGGAGGTGAATCCGCGCGGAGTCAGCAAAGCGAGCGGGCTGCGCGCGGTGTGCGGGTTGCTCGGCATCGAGCTGTCCGAGACGATCGTCGCGGGCGACAGCTTGAACGATATCGCGATGATCCGCGAGGCGGGGTTCGGCGTGGCGATGGGCAACGCGCAGGATGCCGTCAAAGCGGCGGCGGACGCCGTGACGGGCACGAACGCCGAGCACGGCGTCGCGCAATTGATACGGACTTATATCCTGAACGATTGA
- a CDS encoding AraC family transcriptional regulator — protein MFPQRIRSGASFEFSYRLVGPIDPVFHSHPYYELYYFHEGVCNYLIGDKIYVLSPGDLILMNGMTLHCAKIDKSVPYVRTLLHFQPENLRPLLDMPHALNVFKPFQDLGNHRLSLAGPEREEAERLLARMDGYKRRGDTIGYNRLQLALADMLYYVYDLCQQPLRDKPEFPSDKERTVQDIISFIESQYTRDLTLDMLQDHLHLSKYHLSKLFKEVTGVTIFDYVYRRRINQAKIMFLLNPRTSVTEVCFQLGFKHLAHFSRLFKKQTGQSPESFKKRLAEEKPQT, from the coding sequence ATGTTTCCGCAGCGTATCCGATCGGGAGCCTCCTTCGAATTTTCGTACCGGTTGGTCGGACCGATCGACCCCGTCTTCCATTCGCATCCGTATTATGAGCTTTATTATTTCCATGAGGGCGTCTGCAATTACTTGATCGGCGACAAAATCTACGTGCTCTCCCCCGGCGACCTGATTCTGATGAACGGCATGACGCTTCACTGCGCCAAAATCGACAAATCCGTTCCCTACGTGCGCACTCTTTTGCATTTCCAGCCGGAGAACCTGCGCCCCCTGCTGGACATGCCTCACGCGCTGAACGTGTTTAAGCCGTTTCAGGATCTGGGCAATCACCGGCTATCGCTCGCCGGCCCCGAACGGGAGGAAGCGGAGCGCCTGCTCGCCCGGATGGACGGCTACAAGCGCCGGGGTGACACGATCGGCTATAACCGTCTGCAGCTTGCCCTGGCGGATATGCTTTATTACGTCTACGATTTGTGCCAGCAGCCTCTCCGCGACAAACCCGAGTTTCCTTCGGACAAAGAACGTACGGTACAGGACATCATCAGCTTCATCGAGTCGCAGTATACCCGCGACTTGACGCTCGATATGCTGCAAGACCACCTTCATCTGAGCAAATACCATCTGTCCAAGCTGTTCAAAGAAGTGACGGGCGTCACCATCTTCGACTACGTCTACCGCCGCCGCATCAATCAGGCCAAAATCATGTTTTTGCTGAATCCCCGGACATCCGTCACGGAAGTGTGCTTCCAGCTCGGCTTCAAGCATCTCGCCCATTTCAGCCGGCTGTTCAAAAAACAAACGGGCCAATCGCCGGAATCGTTCAAAAAGCGGCTCGCCGAGGAAAAACCGCAAACGTAA
- a CDS encoding Gfo/Idh/MocA family protein, whose product MSSVRIGIVGLGNMGTGHAKYLIANEVKDGVLAAVCDSRPERLEWARSELGEHVRRFDTPEAMYASGAIDGVLICTPHYDHPRQAIQAFSHGLHVLVEKPAGVYTKQVREMNEAAAASGNVFGIMYNQRTNPLYAKLKELLESGELGEIRRTNWIITNWYRPQSYYNSGGWRATWAGEGGGVLINQDPHQLDLWGWTTGLKPKRMRAFCQFGKHRDIEVENDVTAYVEYENGATGVFVTSTYESPGTNRFEVSGDRGKLVVENGKLTFSRLRVPESEFNRTFTGSFGQPECWTFDVPVASGGSQHAAITQDWVNAILKGTPLIAPGEEGINGLMLSNAMLLSTWIDDWVEFPIDEDLFYDKLQEQIRNSKTKKDANHYVTADVSGTH is encoded by the coding sequence ATGTCTAGCGTACGCATCGGCATTGTCGGGTTGGGCAACATGGGAACCGGCCACGCCAAATATTTGATTGCAAATGAAGTGAAAGACGGCGTTCTCGCCGCCGTGTGCGACAGCCGTCCGGAGCGGCTGGAATGGGCGCGCAGCGAGCTGGGCGAACACGTCCGGCGTTTCGATACGCCGGAAGCGATGTACGCCTCGGGCGCGATCGACGGCGTGCTGATCTGCACCCCGCACTACGACCATCCCCGGCAGGCGATCCAGGCGTTCTCCCACGGACTGCACGTGCTGGTGGAAAAACCGGCGGGCGTCTACACGAAACAAGTGCGCGAAATGAACGAAGCCGCCGCGGCCAGCGGCAACGTGTTCGGCATCATGTACAACCAGCGCACGAACCCGCTGTACGCCAAGCTGAAGGAACTGCTCGAGTCCGGCGAGCTGGGCGAAATCCGCCGCACGAACTGGATCATTACGAACTGGTACCGCCCGCAAAGCTACTACAATTCCGGAGGCTGGCGCGCCACCTGGGCGGGAGAAGGCGGCGGCGTGCTCATCAACCAGGACCCGCACCAATTGGACCTGTGGGGATGGACGACCGGCCTGAAGCCGAAACGGATGCGGGCCTTCTGCCAATTCGGCAAGCATCGCGACATCGAGGTGGAGAACGACGTCACCGCTTACGTCGAATACGAGAACGGCGCGACGGGCGTGTTCGTCACTTCGACCTACGAATCGCCGGGCACGAACCGGTTCGAAGTGAGCGGCGACCGGGGCAAGCTGGTGGTCGAGAACGGCAAGCTGACCTTCTCCAGGCTGCGGGTTCCGGAGTCGGAGTTCAACCGGACGTTCACCGGCTCGTTCGGACAGCCGGAATGCTGGACGTTCGACGTGCCCGTCGCATCCGGCGGTTCGCAGCACGCGGCGATTACGCAGGACTGGGTGAACGCGATTCTCAAGGGAACGCCGCTGATCGCTCCCGGAGAAGAAGGCATCAACGGCCTGATGCTGTCCAACGCGATGCTGCTGTCGACGTGGATCGACGACTGGGTGGAGTTCCCCATCGACGAAGACCTGTTCTATGATAAGCTTCAAGAGCAGATCCGCAACTCCAAGACGAAAAAAGACGCCAACCACTACGTAACGGCGGACGTCTCGGGCACGCACTGA
- the asnB gene encoding asparagine synthase (glutamine-hydrolyzing), with translation MCGIAGVVYFTPTTPEESLIRKMTDVIGHRGPDDYGFWAEPHVGLGFRRLSIIDLSEGHQPLANEDESVWITFNGEIYNYKTLRQRLESQGHVFRTNTDTEVIVHLYEELGEDCVKELRGMFGFVIWDRRRKMLFGARDHFGIKPFYYAHDGDRLLYGSEIKSLLAAGVERRLRQESLLNYMTFQYVPEPYTMFEGVNKLPPAHTITVTPDGAVSIRRYWDPMFEPVEGPLDMYIEELRAKLADSVKHHMVSDVERGCFLSSGIDSTAIAAHMRRIEPIRTFSVGFEGPNNETTVAEQTARALGTEHYSRVITEQDYFDSLPKAIWHQDEPVADPSAIALYHVAKLAAEHVTVVLSGEGADELFGGYRIYREPRSLAAVSWLPGSLKRALRTLAEALPAGVRGRNYLIRAATPLEERFLGNARIFSEDAKAELVRFGGQLLDSYTNPVQTAKTFYDRTKHLDPVSRMQYIDLNLWMPGDILMKADKMTMAHSLELRVPFLDKELFELARRIPARHRIAGGTTKYVFRRAMEGIVPDFVQNRPKLGFPVPLRSWLKGPRGTLLLEQIEAAELGHIFDMRQVERMVSEHVAGTADHARKLWVLYVFALWHDAYLKEQASPLAAAAR, from the coding sequence ATGTGCGGAATAGCGGGAGTCGTATATTTTACGCCAACCACGCCGGAGGAATCGTTGATCCGGAAGATGACGGACGTGATCGGGCACCGGGGGCCGGACGACTACGGCTTTTGGGCGGAGCCTCACGTCGGGCTGGGCTTCCGGCGTCTGTCGATTATCGATTTGTCGGAAGGGCATCAGCCGCTCGCCAACGAGGACGAGTCGGTCTGGATTACGTTTAACGGGGAGATCTACAACTACAAGACGCTGCGTCAGCGGCTCGAATCCCAGGGCCATGTGTTCAGGACGAATACGGATACGGAGGTGATCGTCCACCTTTACGAGGAGCTCGGCGAGGATTGCGTCAAGGAGCTGCGCGGCATGTTCGGCTTCGTCATCTGGGACAGGCGGCGCAAGATGCTGTTCGGCGCCCGGGACCATTTCGGGATCAAGCCGTTCTATTACGCGCACGACGGCGACCGGCTGCTGTACGGCTCCGAGATCAAAAGCCTGCTGGCGGCGGGCGTCGAGAGGCGTTTGCGGCAGGAAAGCCTGCTGAACTACATGACGTTCCAATACGTGCCGGAGCCTTACACGATGTTCGAAGGCGTGAACAAGCTTCCGCCCGCGCATACGATTACGGTGACTCCGGACGGCGCGGTGTCGATCCGCCGCTACTGGGACCCGATGTTCGAGCCGGTCGAAGGGCCGCTCGATATGTACATCGAGGAATTGCGGGCGAAGCTGGCGGATTCGGTGAAGCATCACATGGTCAGCGACGTGGAGCGCGGCTGCTTCCTGTCCAGCGGCATCGACTCGACGGCGATCGCCGCCCATATGCGCAGGATCGAGCCGATCCGGACGTTCTCGGTCGGCTTCGAGGGACCGAACAACGAGACGACGGTCGCGGAGCAGACGGCGCGCGCGCTTGGCACGGAGCACTACAGCCGGGTGATTACGGAGCAAGACTACTTCGACTCGCTGCCCAAGGCCATCTGGCACCAGGACGAACCGGTGGCCGACCCGTCCGCGATCGCGCTGTACCATGTCGCCAAGCTGGCGGCGGAGCATGTGACCGTCGTCCTGTCCGGCGAAGGGGCGGACGAGCTGTTCGGCGGCTACCGCATCTACCGCGAGCCGCGCTCGCTCGCGGCGGTGTCGTGGCTGCCGGGATCGCTGAAGCGGGCGCTTCGCACGCTGGCGGAGGCGCTGCCGGCGGGCGTCCGGGGGCGCAACTATCTGATCCGGGCGGCGACGCCGCTGGAGGAGCGGTTCCTCGGCAACGCGCGCATCTTCAGCGAGGACGCGAAGGCGGAGCTCGTGCGCTTCGGCGGGCAACTGCTGGATTCGTATACGAATCCGGTGCAGACGGCGAAAACGTTCTACGACCGGACGAAGCATCTGGACCCCGTGTCCCGTATGCAATATATCGATCTGAACCTGTGGATGCCGGGCGACATCCTGATGAAGGCCGACAAGATGACGATGGCCCACTCGCTGGAGCTGCGCGTGCCGTTCCTCGACAAGGAGCTGTTCGAGCTGGCGCGGCGCATTCCGGCGCGGCACCGGATCGCCGGCGGCACGACCAAATATGTATTCCGCCGCGCGATGGAAGGCATCGTGCCGGATTTCGTCCAGAACCGGCCGAAGCTCGGCTTCCCCGTGCCGCTGCGCTCCTGGCTGAAGGGACCTCGCGGAACCCTTCTGCTGGAGCAGATCGAAGCGGCGGAGCTCGGTCATATTTTCGACATGCGCCAGGTGGAGCGGATGGTGTCCGAGCATGTCGCGGGGACGGCCGATCATGCCCGCAAGCTGTGGGTGCTGTACGTGTTCGCCTTGTGGCATGACGCTTATCTGAAGGAGCAGGCGTCCCCGTTGGCGGCAGCGGCGCGGTAA
- a CDS encoding metal ABC transporter permease has protein sequence MNDFWILLTGALVASACSLLGCFLILRKMVMIGDAISHAVLPGIVLAFLASGSRDSFGMLLGAAVIGLVTVFLIQTLQQSGVQSDASIGVVFTAMFALGILLVTLFARQVDLDLDCVLYGEIVFVPYNELQLFGYWVGPKAVWLVGFALGLSVLLIGLFYKQFKICAFDPALAAALGIPVALFHYMLMGLVSVTTVASFESVGAILVVGMLVIPAATAYLLTDRLGVMLALSVSVGIVSSTLGYGLSMWMDASIAGCMVVAAGALFIAAFLFSPKQGLLFRKLRQRRAAASAAGARAAG, from the coding sequence ATGAACGATTTTTGGATTTTGCTGACCGGGGCGCTGGTCGCCTCCGCTTGCTCGTTGCTGGGCTGCTTCCTGATCCTGCGCAAGATGGTGATGATCGGCGACGCGATCAGCCACGCGGTGTTGCCGGGAATCGTGCTGGCGTTCCTCGCCAGCGGCTCGCGGGATTCGTTCGGCATGCTGCTCGGCGCGGCGGTAATCGGACTCGTCACCGTCTTTTTGATTCAGACGCTGCAGCAGAGCGGCGTCCAGTCCGACGCTTCCATCGGCGTCGTGTTTACGGCGATGTTCGCCTTGGGCATCCTGCTCGTCACGCTGTTCGCCCGCCAGGTCGATCTCGATCTCGATTGCGTGTTGTACGGCGAGATCGTGTTCGTGCCGTACAACGAGCTGCAGTTGTTCGGCTATTGGGTCGGGCCCAAGGCGGTGTGGCTCGTCGGGTTCGCGCTCGGCCTTAGCGTTCTGCTGATCGGTTTGTTTTACAAGCAGTTCAAAATATGCGCCTTCGACCCGGCGCTGGCCGCGGCGCTCGGCATCCCGGTGGCGCTGTTCCACTACATGCTGATGGGCCTGGTGTCCGTCACGACCGTCGCGTCGTTCGAGAGCGTAGGCGCTATTCTCGTGGTCGGTATGCTGGTGATCCCGGCCGCCACGGCTTACCTGCTGACCGACAGGCTCGGCGTGATGCTCGCCCTCAGCGTCAGCGTCGGGATTGTCAGCTCCACGCTCGGCTACGGCTTGTCGATGTGGATGGACGCGTCCATCGCCGGATGTATGGTGGTGGCGGCGGGCGCGCTGTTTATCGCCGCCTTCCTGTTCTCCCCGAAGCAAGGGCTGCTGTTCCGCAAGCTGCGTCAGCGCCGTGCGGCGGCTTCGGCCGCCGGGGCGCGGGCGGCGGGATGA
- a CDS encoding sugar phosphate isomerase/epimerase family protein has translation MKLSVFTVATPDLTPDRLAAAAQMAGLDGIEWRFKEIPDEARQEPYSFWRNNICSIDPRGGDAHFDSFAEAARRHGLENVSVTPYLQPGDLEATEHVLRVAKRIGASFIRLGVHGYNRTRPFGELFESERAYLREAAELCKQYGVKGLVETHHVTIAPSASAAYRLVEGLDPDDVGVLFDPGNMVHEGFENFRMGMEILGPYLAHVHVKNAGWKETGADEDGSVTWTCSWTGIRKGVVPWKQVIEDLKAVGYGGYLGVEDFSGELGSEALLRDFADYMKRLLES, from the coding sequence ATGAAATTATCCGTTTTTACCGTCGCCACTCCGGACTTGACGCCGGACCGGCTGGCCGCCGCGGCCCAAATGGCCGGTCTGGACGGCATCGAATGGCGTTTTAAGGAAATTCCGGACGAAGCCCGCCAAGAGCCGTATTCGTTCTGGCGCAACAATATTTGCTCGATCGACCCCCGCGGCGGCGACGCGCACTTCGACTCGTTCGCGGAAGCGGCCCGCCGGCACGGCCTCGAAAACGTTAGCGTGACGCCTTATCTGCAGCCGGGCGACCTGGAAGCGACGGAGCATGTGCTCCGCGTCGCGAAGCGCATCGGCGCCTCGTTTATCCGGCTCGGGGTGCACGGCTACAACCGCACACGGCCGTTCGGCGAGCTGTTCGAATCCGAGCGCGCGTACTTGCGCGAAGCCGCCGAGCTGTGCAAGCAATACGGCGTGAAGGGGCTCGTCGAGACTCACCACGTCACGATCGCGCCCAGCGCTTCCGCCGCTTACCGGCTCGTGGAAGGGCTCGATCCCGATGATGTCGGCGTCCTGTTCGATCCCGGCAACATGGTGCACGAGGGCTTCGAAAATTTCCGCATGGGGATGGAAATACTCGGGCCGTATCTGGCGCATGTCCACGTCAAAAACGCCGGCTGGAAAGAAACCGGCGCGGACGAGGACGGAAGCGTGACCTGGACGTGCTCCTGGACCGGCATCCGCAAGGGCGTCGTTCCGTGGAAGCAGGTGATCGAGGATCTGAAAGCCGTCGGCTACGGCGGTTACCTCGGCGTGGAGGACTTCAGCGGAGAACTCGGCTCCGAAGCGCTGCTGCGCGATTTCGCCGACTACATGAAGCGGCTGCTCGAGTCGTAA
- a CDS encoding putative polysaccharide biosynthesis protein, with amino-acid sequence MAKDSLVKGTLILAVAALVARALGLVQRVPLEHLLGKDGSGMFGQANNAYLALLVIATAGIPSALSKLVSERMELGRHREAQDLFRASVLFALAAGVVLTAGLYLLAPWYAEFSRVPDSAAAIRAISPTLLLFPLIAMLRGYFQGNRMMMPGGISQIVEQLIRVAAALALAGVLLGLGFSVPVAAAGAAFGSVIGGVAALAVMLYYYRKLRREQAAKSGRGTADETRLRTGEAYKLILRISVPITLFSLAVPLLYMLDSSLLGPLLAPQMGEQRAAEWLGILTGRAQPIAGLPIILAVALSQSVIPVISSAYAKGDADEVARQTSLCLRLSLLSGLPAVVALSVAAEPLTGFLYTDAEGAGMVSLLTAGTIFQILMMTTGAILMGLGRVNACVAFVGIGLAVKLAALYALTPLLGPNGIPVSTSLCFAVASVLNLWYLRRMVAYRVFGVRWVGLIATVLGMSAAGHALLQLAEEAFGGGNQYLHDGFALALSGGVMLLLYPVLLGVTGVVTKADAAAFPPRVRRLIGRFVKLPEAGKGTAT; translated from the coding sequence TTGGCTAAAGATTCGTTGGTAAAAGGCACGCTGATCCTGGCGGTGGCCGCATTGGTGGCGCGAGCCCTCGGGCTTGTGCAGCGGGTGCCGCTGGAGCACCTGTTGGGCAAGGACGGCAGCGGCATGTTCGGCCAAGCGAACAATGCGTATCTGGCGCTGCTCGTTATCGCCACCGCCGGCATCCCCAGCGCGCTCAGCAAGCTGGTGTCGGAGCGGATGGAGCTGGGACGGCACCGCGAGGCGCAGGATTTGTTCCGCGCCTCCGTGCTGTTTGCGTTGGCCGCGGGAGTCGTGCTGACGGCGGGCTTGTACCTGCTGGCTCCCTGGTATGCGGAGTTTTCCCGCGTGCCGGATTCGGCGGCGGCGATTCGGGCGATCTCGCCGACGCTGCTGCTGTTCCCGCTGATCGCGATGCTGCGGGGATACTTCCAGGGCAACCGGATGATGATGCCGGGAGGCATCTCGCAGATCGTCGAGCAGTTGATCCGCGTCGCCGCCGCTCTTGCGCTGGCGGGCGTGCTGCTTGGCCTCGGCTTCAGCGTGCCGGTCGCGGCCGCCGGCGCCGCGTTCGGCAGCGTGATCGGCGGCGTCGCGGCGCTGGCCGTGATGCTGTACTACTACCGCAAGCTGCGCCGCGAGCAGGCGGCCAAGTCCGGTCGTGGAACGGCTGACGAGACCCGACTGCGGACCGGCGAGGCGTACAAGCTGATTCTGCGCATCTCGGTGCCGATCACGCTGTTCTCGCTGGCGGTGCCGCTGCTGTATATGCTCGACAGCTCGCTGCTCGGTCCGCTGCTTGCGCCGCAGATGGGCGAGCAGCGGGCGGCGGAGTGGCTCGGCATCCTGACGGGACGCGCGCAGCCGATCGCCGGGTTGCCGATTATTTTGGCGGTGGCGCTCAGCCAGTCCGTGATTCCGGTCATCTCCTCGGCATACGCCAAGGGCGACGCGGACGAGGTGGCCCGCCAGACGTCGCTGTGCTTGCGGCTGTCGCTGCTGTCCGGCCTGCCGGCCGTCGTCGCGCTGTCCGTCGCGGCGGAGCCGCTGACCGGGTTCTTGTATACCGACGCCGAAGGCGCGGGCATGGTGTCGCTGCTGACGGCCGGCACGATCTTTCAGATTTTGATGATGACGACCGGTGCCATCCTGATGGGACTCGGCCGAGTGAACGCCTGCGTCGCGTTTGTCGGCATCGGGCTGGCTGTCAAGCTGGCCGCGCTGTACGCCTTGACGCCGCTGCTTGGCCCGAACGGCATTCCGGTCTCGACGTCGCTGTGCTTCGCCGTCGCGTCCGTGCTGAACCTGTGGTATTTGCGCCGGATGGTGGCGTACCGGGTGTTCGGCGTCCGCTGGGTCGGCCTGATCGCGACGGTGCTGGGCATGAGCGCAGCCGGGCACGCTCTCCTGCAGCTCGCGGAGGAGGCGTTCGGCGGCGGCAACCAATACCTGCACGACGGCTTCGCCTTGGCGCTGTCCGGGGGCGTCATGCTGCTGCTGTATCCGGTGCTGCTGGGCGTGACGGGCGTCGTCACGAAAGCCGACGCCGCGGCATTCCCCCCGCGGGTGCGGCGCTTGATCGGCCGGTTCGTGAAGCTGCCCGAAGCCGGCAAAGGCACGGCAACCTGA